The DNA region AGAGACTCCGTGCGTCAGTCACCCTGCAGAACATGGTTACTTTCACCGGATATTCCGGACTGGACCCTGAATTTGCAGACAGCGGCATCTTCACTATGGGAGCAGACTATTGCTCGTTCCCCAACCCGCGTGCCGTACAGTTCGCCTTATCATTCACATTCTAAATACTGCCGATATGAAAAAGATAGCTCTATATATATTATGCGGCGCCACAGCGCTGTTCACGTCGTGCGACCCTTCCCTGCTCGACCTACAAAATGAGAACACCCTCAGTACGGGCGTATACTGGAAGACGGAATCCGACATTGAGGCCGGTGTAATATCCGTATATGGCATGTTCTACCGCCAGGGGACATGGACCCGCAATATCTATACACAGATGATAGGCATGGCCGACGAAGGTGTCAGCTATGCCGGATGGACGGAACTGAACGAATACACCAAGTTCATCTTTACCGATTATAACTTCGGAGAGGCAAATACCAAGATCTACCGGGAACACTACACCGCCATCTTCCGTGCCAACCAGGTGCTGGACAACATCGATAATGTTACGTTTGCCGACGAAACGCACAAAAACGACCTGATAGGCCAAACCAAGTTCCTGCGTTCTTTCTACTACTTCTATCTGACCACTCTCTGGGATAACATTCCCATCGTCCTGAAGACTTCTTCAGCCGCCGACAAGCCCATGCAAGCCAGTGCGGATGAAATGCTCACCCAGATAGAAACCGACCTGGAAGACGCCGTCACCAAACTGCCCGCTACCCGCGACGCCAATAACTACGGCCGCCCGACAAAAGGCGCTGCCTACGGACTACTGGCAAAAGCCTATGCACAGCACCATAAATGGGAAGATGCCCGCAGATGCCTCGAATGGCTCATCGACGGTGAAGGAAAGCGGTACTACGACCTCGTCCCCAACTGGGCTGACAATTTCAACAACCAAACGGAAGACAATAAGGAGTCGCTATACGAAATCCACTTCTCACTAACCAACCGGGTAGGCTTCGACCAAACAGACAACTACCTGGACCCGAATGCACAGTTGGGCACACAGATTGAGATGAACCAGGCCCCCACCGGAATCGGTTGGAACAACATTGAAGCAAGACGCTGGCTGGTGGACTACTACAAACGCGAACAAACTACGGACGGGAAGAATGACATCCGCCTGTTCTACACCCTGTGGTACGACGGAGCCGCATCCGACTTCCCCGAATATCCTAACCAGTTGATTTACGGCAAGCCCTGGAACAGCGATTGGGGTAACCGCGTGTTTATCAAGAAGTATAGCACCGATGCCTCCCCGCTGTATTACTGGAATGACAACAACTTCCGTGCATTGCGATATGCCGATATGCTATTGCTCTATGCCGAAGCACTCAACGAACTGGGAGCTACCCCGTCTGCCAAAGCTATCGAATGCCTCAACCGCGTGCGCAATCGTGTAAACCTGCCCGACATAGAAGACAGTTCTTTCTACAATGGCAGCCAGATTACAAGCAATAAAGACGCTTTCCGCGAACATCTGAAAATCGAACGCGCCCTGGAGCTTGCCATGGAGTGTGTACGCTGGGTTGACTTGAAACGCTGGGGCATCAATGACATCAACACTCTGAACGAGTTGAAAACCCGTGACAGCGATTTCAACAACTTCATCATCGGTAAGTCTATCCGCATGCCTTTGCCGCAAAGCGAAGTGGATAACAATCCGAATCTGAAACAAAATGACCAATATTAACCGAAGACATCTGAGTTATGACTAAAACAAGATATTTATTGATAGGAGCAGTCATATCACTGCTGACTTTATGGGGATGCAGCAACGATTCCGACTATGTAATCGGAAGCAATCCCAATGAATTTGCCATCAATCCGGTAGCCATACCGGTAAGCGCGAATGGCGGAACCTACGAACTGACAGTCACCGGCAATGAATCCTGGACAGCCAAATTAACCGACTCCAACAGTTCGGCACAAGACTGGTGCACACTGAGTGCAACGTCGGGCACAGGCAAGACGGTAATCACGCTCACCGTAAAGCCGAGTACCTCGTTCGTAAAAAACCGTTCCCTCCTCATCGAAGTAAGCGGCGGCAACAAGACGCTGAAATCCAGAGTACTGCAAGAAACAATGGTACTGGGCGAAGACGAAATACTGATAAACGGTATGGTATGGTCTACCAAAAACGTAGGCTCTCCCGGAACTTTCGTAAGCTCTCCCGACGAGATAGGACAGTTGTATCAGTTCAACCGCAAAGTGGGTTACCCCGCCGGCCCGCAGGATGACCCCGCACCGGCCAACTGGCCCGCCGACTATACGAACGACAACACCAACTGGCTGACGGAGAACGATCCTTCACCCGAAGGCTGGCGTGTGCCCACCACACAAGAAATGGCAGCCCTGTGGGAAAAAGGAGCAACATGGGTGACAGCCGCCCAAACCGGCTTCAAAGTTGACGGAATCATTATCGGAGTAGATGAGGCCACCGCCAAACGTGCCACCAAGGACAACCTGAAACAACTGGGCTGCCTCTTCCTGCCCCAAAGCGGCTGGAGAAGTGAAAGCGGAATGATGGACCGCACATGGCTCTGTGCCGTGCGCAGTGCCAATTCATTGAGCGCCACACATGGCGGAATGTCATTGGGAGACTCAGGCGGTTATCGGGACACATGGGGCTGGGGCGATGGCCAAAAGGCCCGTGCAGCCATGATACGCCCTGTCAAAAACATACAAGTGGAGGATTGATTTGTAACCCATTCATTAACGAACTAATTTTAAGAAGATGAACAGCTACAAAACCTATATATGCCTTGCTTTGTTTGCCCTTTCAGGCTGCAAAAACAATAACAGCAATAAGCCACAGACACTCATACCGCAAATCCGGTATGAGTTCAGCGGTGGCGCAGGACACTATAATTATGCTCCGAGTATCATTCAGGACCAATACGGCATCCGCTACGGGTTCATCTGCGAGAACCGCGACCCGTTCAAGATAGTGGACTATGTTTATCTGTATAAGGGCATCCCTACGGAGAAAGGCTACGTATGGCAACCCGGCACACAGATTATCGAACCCTCTGAAAGCGGCTGGGACAACTGCCACATCTGTGACCCCGACGTCCGCGAATTCAAAACAACCTATAAAGGGGAAACCTACAACTGGATTATGACCTACCTCGGCGTAGACCGTTGGGACTGTAACCATAACCAGATAGGACTCGCCATCTCCAAGAACATTGAAGGTCCTTATATCAAGTTCGACAAAAACCCATTGGTTGCCTATCAGGACACCACCAAATGGGGTGTAGGGCAAAGCACCACCATCGTCAAGGACTCCGCCACCATACAGTTGTTCTATCACTCCACCACGGAGAACGGCCCCTTCTGCATGCGCGAGATAAAACTGAACGATCTGGATAACATCGTATTGGGCGAGGAACAGGCAATCCCCTTCCTGAGTGCCAACAGTTATCCCGCGATGTCCGACAAGTACATCTATATGGTGTCCGAAACCCGCGTATCTCCCATCAAGGAAATACCCACCTGGGTAGGCGATGTATGCCGCCTGGCGTACAAGCCGAGAACCGAAGACCTGGCCGGAGACAAGGACGGCTGGATAGAAATAGGGCATGCCGGACCGGAAGAGACAGGATTCCCGCGAAACCACAACCCGGGCATCCTGACGGACACGAAAGGTTATATGCTCAGTGATGACGAACTGGTGATGTACTTCACCCCCGCCATGACGGGAGAGAACTGGTTATGGTCTTATGACCTGTATTCGGCTACGTTCAATCTGAAAAGTTACTTCAAATAAGAAAGTTCACATTTCCATTTCACCGAATAATTAACTTCTAAAACATAATGTTATGATCAAGAACAAACTTTATCTATTAGGCTTATTTCTACTAACCTTGTCGAGCTGCACTTCCTCCGGGAAACAGCAGAAAACGGAAGTTGCTTCAAACGCGGAAAAGATTATCCTGGAAACGGACATCGGCAATGATGTGGACGATGCTCTGGCGCTGGATATGCTCTACAAATATCTGGATGCGGGAGACATCGACTTATTGGGTATCATGATAAACAAGGAGGGCACTTACCCTGCCGAATACACAGACATCATGAACACTTGGTACGGTTATCCCCAAATTCCCATCGGCATCCTGCACAATGGGGCGGACTGCGAGAATGATGCCACAAACTATGCCAAAGCCGTATGTCTGATACAGGATGAGAACAGCAAACCGGCATTCAAACGTTCGCTAAAAGGCGGTTACGACCAGTTGCCGGAAGCTCCCGCCCTATATCGCAAGCTGCTGGCACAGCAACCGGACAGTTCGGTCACAATCATCTCCGTAGGCTTCTCTACCAATCTTGCCCGCCTGCTGGATACTCCGGCCGATGAATACTCATCGTTAACAGGCAAAGAACTGGTTGCCAAGAAAGTGAAACTGCTATGCACTATGGCAGGATGTTTCAACAATCCCGAATTGTACGAATACAACGTTGTGAAAGATATTCCGGCAGCAAAGAAAGTGTTTACAGAATGGCCCACCACGCTGGTGACTTCTCCTTTCGAGGTAGGTATCGCCATCAACTATCCTGCTACCAGCATCGAGAACGATTTCCAGTGGGCACCGATACATCCGATGGTAGAAGCGTACAAGAGCTATCAAAAAATGCCATACGACCGTCCGACATGGGATTTGACCTCAGTACTCTATTCTGTTGAAGGACCTTCCTACTTCACAGTTTCGCCCGCAGGCAAGATAAACGTAACGGACAAAGGGGCTACGGAATTTACTCCCGATGCAACCGGAAACCGCTACTACCTCACGGTAGATGCTGCCCAGGCTGAGAATATCAAACAACATTTCGTCAAACTGATTAGCAAACAACCCGCTCACTTTACTAAATAATCAATATCATGACTAAATATCTATTCTATATTATCGGGGTATGGCTATTCTGCTCCTGTTCGGACAGCACACCGGGAGAAGAACCGCCCGTTATCCCTCCCGAACCGACTCCTAACATAACCATCAGCAAACCGGAATTCGTCTTCGGTTTCACGGGAGAGAGTAAATATTCTTATTGTCCGAGCGCACTGAAGCAAGAGGACGGCAGTGTACACCTGTTCTTCTGCGGCAACCCGGAAAACCAGATTATGGTTGATAACATCTTCCATATAAAAATCAATCCGGACGGTTCGCAAACTGCTCCCAAAAGTGTGCTGCAACCGGGCATCGCAGGCACATGGGACGATCATCACACCTGCGACCCTTCCGTCATCGAGGGCAGTTTCAGTTGGAACAATACGACTTACAAATATGCCATGTTCTTCTTGAGCAATATGTACGGAGTGTATTACAATGAAATCGGTGTGGCATTCAGCAACAGCCTGGATGCCGATATTTGGGTGAAATATCCGAAACAGATTGTAAGAAAGACATGGTCGGACGACGGTGACCAGGAAATTGGCGGCGGCGGAAAATCGTGGGGAGTAGGCCAGCCATCCGTAGTATCTCTCGACAAGAAAGGGAAGGTATTGCTGACTTACACCATCGGTGACATCGGCGGCACACGGATAGCATGGGCGGAAGCTGACTTCAGCAACATGGATAGCTATACCATCAGCACTCCTATGACTATCGTTCAAAGCGGCTTGCTGGCTATTGACAACCAATCGAGGGATTATACCTGCAATTCCGAGTTCGCCATCAACCAAGATGCGGATAAAATTGTCATGATACGCCCTGTGCAACCTATGCCCAACGATTACCCCGCTTATCTGAACAGTGCGCTGGAAATAGACTACATGAACCTCTCCGACTTCACGAACCAAAGCGGCAGTTGGACACCCATATACCGGATTACTCCCGACGATACGGGATACCCGAGAAATCATAACGCAACTTTATTACGGGATAACTTCGGGCACTTACAGGATTGGGAAGAACCTGCTTTCTACTTTACAGTCAGTAAGGCGGCACCTGACGTACAACCTTCAGGTAGCAGCCATGCCGAATGGACATATCATATCTGGAAGAGCAAGGTGATGAAAAGCAAATAATATCAATCTGACAATTTGATAATCCCATCGTCTGAGAGTGCCTTCTTTCCGCCCTAAGGCAGGAAAAGAAGAAAAAAATGCAAGGATTTCATTTAGCAGAAAAACAGAAAGGAGGGAAAAGTCACTTATGGAAGAACATCATGGAAAGATTTGTCCCCTTTTTGTGTTTTAAAGCCCGATATTGAGCGAAACACGAACAAAGGGTAGATTGATATAGCATCGAATTATTTATTCAACCAGAAGAAAATAAAGCATGTTTTTCGTAAGGCTACACCCTTTCACCCACATAGTATAACCCTTTCAGGCAAATAGCTACACCCTTTTGGGCAAAAGGTGTAGCCCTACCGAAAAACAGATGGTGTATTTTACCTGAATACATCATCTGTTTTGTCTGAAAAGACCATCCGTTCAAGGCAAATAGACGGTGTATTGCAACAAAAAGGACGATGTTTCTTCCGAAAAAAGATGATGGATCGTGCTAAAAGAAGTAATTCAATACAAAGCTACGTTAGCAGAATGTCCGGAACCCCATCTTTATGTCAGCAAAATACTTAAGCCTTTATGATAGAACGTAGACTTTTAGTCTCTTTAACTGGATGGAAAAGTTCCTGAACGGTATAGAAGGAGACTATGATAAAGAACTGATAGAAAACCTTCAGGCCGATAAAGCCCATACGCGTATTATGAAACATTTCAAAAACTATTGCATAGTTGGCGGCATGCCCGAAACTGTGATGCGATATACAGAAAACAGGTATATATTGGCATCAGGTGACATCTAAGACGCCTGAAGAGGAAAAATAGCAGAACATATCGTCGCTCAGAAATTACTGGCATACAATCATAAAACATGAGGAACAGCCCCACAAGAGCATAACGGGCTGTTCCTCTTCTTTTTACGGTTTTGTGACATATCTATCTGTATTTATGCCATTACCAGTATCCATACGTTAATGTCGCGAAATCATATACCTCTTCTCGCATTTGCGCATACCTTTGCAAACAGAAAAAATTTCGTTTGTATCCTTGATTAAAGAATAGGTTAAGATAAAAATATAGGTAAGAAAGATTTCAGAACAGGAAGACAAAAACAGGTAGCAGTTTCAACTACCTGTTTTTCTAAAAGAGAAAAGAGAAAAAAGAAAAACATACAATATAACAATCAAAATTAAGAATGATGAATTCAAAACAAGCGCTTTTCAGTCTATTAATGTGCGTACTGGCAATAACAGGTTGTGATACGCAAAAACAAGTCCTCGTAGGCAATGAACTCACCCTGATACGAGCCAAACAAACGTTGGATTCCTTGTACCAGAATTATTCAGTCTCCGGCACATGCTTGTTACGTGAAAATTATCCTTCCAACATAGGTGATTACACCGCAACCTACCTGGCATCCGAAGAGCAAAAGAATATGCCTAACCTGTATTCCTATTTATGGCCCTATTCCGGAACCTTCTCTGCCGTAAACGCTTTGTTCGAGGCAACAAGCGATGCAAACTACAAATCATTGCTCGATAATAAAGTGTTAGTAGGACTGGAAGAATATTTCGATACCCAGAGAACTCCCGAAGCCTACGCTTCATACATCAACAGCGCAGCACAATCCGACCGTTTCTATGATGATAATGTCTGGCTGGGCATTGACTTTACCGACGTTTACACGCTTACCAAAGAAGCAAAATACCTCCAGAAAGCACAACTTATCTGGAATTTCATAGAAAGCGGTATGGACAGTAACCTGGGAGGTGGCATCTACTGGTGCGAGCAAAAGAAAGAATCCAAAAACACTTGCTCAAATGCCCCTGGCTCAGTCTTCGCACTGAAGCTCTTCAAAGCCACAAAAGACAGCACTTACTTCGTAAAAGGGAAGCACCTTTATGAATGGACCAAAGCAAATCTGCAAGATTCTACCGATTATCTGTACTTCGACAATATTGCCCTGAACGGAAAAATAGGTAAAGCCAAATTCGCCTACAACAGTGGCCAGATGATGCAGTCGGCTGCCCTACTCTACCAACTGACTGGCAACAAGAACTACCTGACCGACGCTCAGGACATCGCCCGGGCGTGTCACAACTATTTCTTCATGGACTATGTTACAGAACAGGGCAACACCATCAAACTCCTGAAGAAAGGCGATATCTGGTTCACCGCAGTCATGCTCAGAGGTTTTATCGAACTATACCAAGCAGACCAGAATAAAGTCTATCTGGATTCCTTCAACCAAAGTCTGGACTATGCCTGGGAACATGCACGGGATGAGAAAGGATTATTCAATACCGACTTCAGCGGCAGTACCCACGACAATCGTAAATGGCTGCTGACTCAGGCCGCCATGGTCGAAATGTACGCCCGCCTTGCAGCTATCAAGTAATAAATGAAAATACACTAATACCCTTAAAAACATGAAAAAGAGAAATATTGGCCTATGTGCCGTAGCTTTGTTCTGTATGCACAACAATGCCAAAGCAATGGAACCAACTTTAAAACAAGACAACACTAAAGTTGTGAACCATGCCCAGGTGACTGCCGCATACAAGACAAACCGCCCTGCGGTAAAAAACAGACTATATGTTTCGAAAGCCGTAGAAGCTGAAATCTTGCGGGTAAAGAAACTGCTGACCAACCAGAAATTGGCATGGATGTTTGAGAATTGTTTCCCGAACACGCTGGATACAACCGTACATTACCGTTTGCTGGACGGCAAACCCGACACATTT from Bacteroides sp. MSB163 includes:
- a CDS encoding RagB/SusD family nutrient uptake outer membrane protein, with product MKKIALYILCGATALFTSCDPSLLDLQNENTLSTGVYWKTESDIEAGVISVYGMFYRQGTWTRNIYTQMIGMADEGVSYAGWTELNEYTKFIFTDYNFGEANTKIYREHYTAIFRANQVLDNIDNVTFADETHKNDLIGQTKFLRSFYYFYLTTLWDNIPIVLKTSSAADKPMQASADEMLTQIETDLEDAVTKLPATRDANNYGRPTKGAAYGLLAKAYAQHHKWEDARRCLEWLIDGEGKRYYDLVPNWADNFNNQTEDNKESLYEIHFSLTNRVGFDQTDNYLDPNAQLGTQIEMNQAPTGIGWNNIEARRWLVDYYKREQTTDGKNDIRLFYTLWYDGAASDFPEYPNQLIYGKPWNSDWGNRVFIKKYSTDASPLYYWNDNNFRALRYADMLLLYAEALNELGATPSAKAIECLNRVRNRVNLPDIEDSSFYNGSQITSNKDAFREHLKIERALELAMECVRWVDLKRWGINDINTLNELKTRDSDFNNFIIGKSIRMPLPQSEVDNNPNLKQNDQY
- a CDS encoding BACON domain-containing protein, producing the protein MTKTRYLLIGAVISLLTLWGCSNDSDYVIGSNPNEFAINPVAIPVSANGGTYELTVTGNESWTAKLTDSNSSAQDWCTLSATSGTGKTVITLTVKPSTSFVKNRSLLIEVSGGNKTLKSRVLQETMVLGEDEILINGMVWSTKNVGSPGTFVSSPDEIGQLYQFNRKVGYPAGPQDDPAPANWPADYTNDNTNWLTENDPSPEGWRVPTTQEMAALWEKGATWVTAAQTGFKVDGIIIGVDEATAKRATKDNLKQLGCLFLPQSGWRSESGMMDRTWLCAVRSANSLSATHGGMSLGDSGGYRDTWGWGDGQKARAAMIRPVKNIQVED
- a CDS encoding nucleoside hydrolase — protein: MIKNKLYLLGLFLLTLSSCTSSGKQQKTEVASNAEKIILETDIGNDVDDALALDMLYKYLDAGDIDLLGIMINKEGTYPAEYTDIMNTWYGYPQIPIGILHNGADCENDATNYAKAVCLIQDENSKPAFKRSLKGGYDQLPEAPALYRKLLAQQPDSSVTIISVGFSTNLARLLDTPADEYSSLTGKELVAKKVKLLCTMAGCFNNPELYEYNVVKDIPAAKKVFTEWPTTLVTSPFEVGIAINYPATSIENDFQWAPIHPMVEAYKSYQKMPYDRPTWDLTSVLYSVEGPSYFTVSPAGKINVTDKGATEFTPDATGNRYYLTVDAAQAENIKQHFVKLISKQPAHFTK
- a CDS encoding sugar-binding protein is translated as MTKYLFYIIGVWLFCSCSDSTPGEEPPVIPPEPTPNITISKPEFVFGFTGESKYSYCPSALKQEDGSVHLFFCGNPENQIMVDNIFHIKINPDGSQTAPKSVLQPGIAGTWDDHHTCDPSVIEGSFSWNNTTYKYAMFFLSNMYGVYYNEIGVAFSNSLDADIWVKYPKQIVRKTWSDDGDQEIGGGGKSWGVGQPSVVSLDKKGKVLLTYTIGDIGGTRIAWAEADFSNMDSYTISTPMTIVQSGLLAIDNQSRDYTCNSEFAINQDADKIVMIRPVQPMPNDYPAYLNSALEIDYMNLSDFTNQSGSWTPIYRITPDDTGYPRNHNATLLRDNFGHLQDWEEPAFYFTVSKAAPDVQPSGSSHAEWTYHIWKSKVMKSK
- a CDS encoding glycoside hydrolase family 76 protein: MNSKQALFSLLMCVLAITGCDTQKQVLVGNELTLIRAKQTLDSLYQNYSVSGTCLLRENYPSNIGDYTATYLASEEQKNMPNLYSYLWPYSGTFSAVNALFEATSDANYKSLLDNKVLVGLEEYFDTQRTPEAYASYINSAAQSDRFYDDNVWLGIDFTDVYTLTKEAKYLQKAQLIWNFIESGMDSNLGGGIYWCEQKKESKNTCSNAPGSVFALKLFKATKDSTYFVKGKHLYEWTKANLQDSTDYLYFDNIALNGKIGKAKFAYNSGQMMQSAALLYQLTGNKNYLTDAQDIARACHNYFFMDYVTEQGNTIKLLKKGDIWFTAVMLRGFIELYQADQNKVYLDSFNQSLDYAWEHARDEKGLFNTDFSGSTHDNRKWLLTQAAMVEMYARLAAIK